A window of Malania oleifera isolate guangnan ecotype guangnan chromosome 5, ASM2987363v1, whole genome shotgun sequence contains these coding sequences:
- the LOC131156425 gene encoding protein BASIC PENTACYSTEINE4-like isoform X1, with translation MDDGSQRENGRHKQDYYKGAHTLVWNMTPQHQVKEQNALTMNKKFMAIIAERDAAIQERNMALSEKKAALAERDVAILQRDAAIAERDTAIMERDNAIASLQYRDNAISLGIQRGSKRMHHPSNRSSNVADAPFGSRDVQITNAFPISVIASEAVKSHPKRTKENKAISSKASKLTHKGKRVGEDLNRQVTSIGTKMKNEWDHDLGLNQVTFDESTMPIPVCSCTGVFRQCYKWGNGGWQSSCCTTTLSLYPLPPMPNKRHARMGGRKMSGTVFTRLLSKLASEGQDLSVPLDLKDHWARHGTNRYITIK, from the exons ATGGATGATGGCAGCCAACGTGAAAATGGGAGACATAAGCAAGATTATTACAAAGGAGCACACACTCTGGTA TGGAATATGACGCCACAACACCAGGTAAAGGAACAAAATGCTTTGACCATGAATAAGAAGTTCATGGCAATCATTGCTGAGAGGGATGCTGCTATTCAAGAACGGAATATGGCCTTATCTGAAAAAAAGGCAGCCTTAGCTGAGCGAGATGTGGCAATCTTGCAGCGGGATGCAGCAATTGCAGAGCGGGATACCGCTATAATGGAACGAGATAATGCCATTGCTTCCCTACAATACCGCGATAATGCCATCAGTCTAGGAATTCAACGCGGATCAAAGCGCATGCACCACCCCTCAAACCGCTCATCCAATGTGGCCGATGCTCCTTTTGGTTCAAGGGATGTCCAGATAACCAATGCCTTCCCCATATCAGTCATTGCTTCAGAAGCTGTCAAGTCACATCCAAAACGAACAAAGGAAAACAAGGCTATTTCATCGAAGGCATCAAAACTAACTCATAAAGGAAAGAGAGTAGGCGAGGACTTGAACCGGCAGGTTACTTCTATCGGGACAAAGATGAAGAATGAGTGGGATCATGATCTAGGGTTGAACCAGGTCACATTTGATGAGTCCACTATGCCAATTCCCGTTTGCTCGTGCACAGGAGTGTTCAGGCAGTGCTACAAGTGGGGCAATGGTGGGTGGCAGTCttcttgttgcaccaccaccttgTCGTTATATCCACTGCCACCAATGCCTAATAAGCGTCATGCACGGATGGGTGGCCGGAAGATGAGTGGAACTGTTTTTACGAGATTGCTTAGTAAGCTTGCATCCGAAGGCCAAGATCTATCTGTGCCGCTAGATCTCAAGGACCACTGGGCCAGACACGGGACAAATCGCTACATCACCATCAAGTAA
- the LOC131156425 gene encoding protein BASIC PENTACYSTEINE4-like isoform X2 has product MDDGSQRENGRHKQDYYKGAHTLWNMTPQHQVKEQNALTMNKKFMAIIAERDAAIQERNMALSEKKAALAERDVAILQRDAAIAERDTAIMERDNAIASLQYRDNAISLGIQRGSKRMHHPSNRSSNVADAPFGSRDVQITNAFPISVIASEAVKSHPKRTKENKAISSKASKLTHKGKRVGEDLNRQVTSIGTKMKNEWDHDLGLNQVTFDESTMPIPVCSCTGVFRQCYKWGNGGWQSSCCTTTLSLYPLPPMPNKRHARMGGRKMSGTVFTRLLSKLASEGQDLSVPLDLKDHWARHGTNRYITIK; this is encoded by the exons ATGGATGATGGCAGCCAACGTGAAAATGGGAGACATAAGCAAGATTATTACAAAGGAGCACACACTCTG TGGAATATGACGCCACAACACCAGGTAAAGGAACAAAATGCTTTGACCATGAATAAGAAGTTCATGGCAATCATTGCTGAGAGGGATGCTGCTATTCAAGAACGGAATATGGCCTTATCTGAAAAAAAGGCAGCCTTAGCTGAGCGAGATGTGGCAATCTTGCAGCGGGATGCAGCAATTGCAGAGCGGGATACCGCTATAATGGAACGAGATAATGCCATTGCTTCCCTACAATACCGCGATAATGCCATCAGTCTAGGAATTCAACGCGGATCAAAGCGCATGCACCACCCCTCAAACCGCTCATCCAATGTGGCCGATGCTCCTTTTGGTTCAAGGGATGTCCAGATAACCAATGCCTTCCCCATATCAGTCATTGCTTCAGAAGCTGTCAAGTCACATCCAAAACGAACAAAGGAAAACAAGGCTATTTCATCGAAGGCATCAAAACTAACTCATAAAGGAAAGAGAGTAGGCGAGGACTTGAACCGGCAGGTTACTTCTATCGGGACAAAGATGAAGAATGAGTGGGATCATGATCTAGGGTTGAACCAGGTCACATTTGATGAGTCCACTATGCCAATTCCCGTTTGCTCGTGCACAGGAGTGTTCAGGCAGTGCTACAAGTGGGGCAATGGTGGGTGGCAGTCttcttgttgcaccaccaccttgTCGTTATATCCACTGCCACCAATGCCTAATAAGCGTCATGCACGGATGGGTGGCCGGAAGATGAGTGGAACTGTTTTTACGAGATTGCTTAGTAAGCTTGCATCCGAAGGCCAAGATCTATCTGTGCCGCTAGATCTCAAGGACCACTGGGCCAGACACGGGACAAATCGCTACATCACCATCAAGTAA